Sequence from the Taeniopygia guttata chromosome 18, bTaeGut7.mat, whole genome shotgun sequence genome:
TGCTGTGAGCAGACCCTGCACTGCCCCCTGCAAGCCAAGGGAATAGACAAGTTTGCTCAGGCTGGGATTAGTTGGATGATGCAGGATAGAAGCAGAAAGGCCCTGCagaaagctgcagctctgcGGCTCTCTGGGATTGCTCAGTCCCATCTTGGTGGACCTTCTTGAgcattttccctccctcctctctctgccTGCTCAGGTGGTCTCAGGGGTGAGCTGGTGGGGGTCCTGCTGTGCTGACCCCTGGGCTGTTTGGAGTGCTGGGGGCTTTGCAGGGCTCTGACTTCCCATGAGACACAAGGCAGGACACACAAGATTGATTTAAAAGCTGTtctgctccagtgctggggctcagcctgCTGCACCCTCAGcatcccctgcccagggctgggatggtgCAAGGAAGGTGCTGGGAACAAACCCTGCTTGGCGCTGCCTTTCCATCCCCACCCAGGTTCCAGACCCCAGGCAGGGTGCTGGGCTGTCCCCCCGTGTCATGCCATGCCTGCAGAGTGGCACGGAGCAGGGTTTGGGTGGCAGATGGGTTTGGAtctgctcctgggcagggctgtgggtgctgctggagttggcaggggctgtggcagggacaGAAACCCAactccctctgtgctcctgtgccagcacacgttgtgccagcagggccaggggggTGAGGCTCCGCTCCCCACCTGCTTTTACCTGTCCCCAGGCTCCCAGGCAGAGATCCTGTAACAAGGAGCCCTTGTCTCCTCCACAATACCCCCCTTCTGGCACAGCACCTGCCgcccgggctggcggcggggccgggggctcTGAAGGGCCTTTCTGTGTGGGGATGAATGGTTCCCCTGTTCCCCTCCGGTGGGCTCCCACCTCCTGCTCGCctgcccacccccagccccagtgccccccagctcagcctggcccCATGGGGCTCAGGGCACCCCAAGTTGttcagggtgggcagcccttGCTACTCAGGAAGGATCAGGGCATGTCTCAGCCATCCCCATGGTAGAGGGTGTCCCATGCACCCCAAGAACCTCCAGACCCCAATTGCTGATTGCTTCTCCAGTAGAACAACTAAAGGTGTCCTGCTGGCCTGTCCAGTTTATTCCAGCCCAGTCCTCTTTGGACTCAGGAGGAGTGGGATGGTGGGAAGAGCCAGGGAGGTCTCAGCAGGATTCCCCCAAagctgcaggctgggctgggtgttGTTTTTGGTATTTGGGAGTCCTGGAGCCACCAGGAGATGGTGGCTGCACAAACCCTGTGTTTTGCAAATCCTCATCTCTACACTTGCAGATGGGTGTGGGTGAAGAGGAGATAAATGGTGAAGAGGAGATATGGTTGTAGTGCTGTCCTGTAGCTCTCACAGGTGGGGGGATGTCAGGGTGCTCAGTGTCACCTCCTCAGCTGAGTCCTCACTTGTCTTCTCCCAGCTTGCTGCAGCCAGGGCCACTggtcccagctccctcagggacaCCACAGGGAGCCAGCAGCCGCAGATGGGCTCTTGGAGGCAGCTCGGAGAGGTAAGGAGGGAAGATGCTCAGCCATCCTGGCAGGAACTGGGATGCCCCTGCCCACTGTGGGCTTCCCCAGTTCCCAAGCAATGGATTTTTAACTCTGCCATATGTTTCCCCCATCCCAGTGGGAATTCCTTGCAGCcctctgctgagctggaggagcCGGAGCCCAGCAGAAAGCAGGTAACCATTAGCACAGCACAGTCATGGCCATGGTGCCCCTCCATTTGTTGTGTGGGGAgactgaggaggagcagcatcCTTTGGAAGGGGTTTACAGAGGAGCAACCTTGTCCATCCACCCAAATGATTCTCCCCAGGCCTCCCTGCTGCAATTTCCCCGTGTGGAGGCTGGAGCCAGCATCACCACCCCCATCCAACCCCGTGACTCCTGGGCCAGCAGTGCATGAAGACTCGTGGGGATGGACCCAGGCCCTGAGGGGAGCTGTTACTGCTCTGTtctcacagagcagagccctttAAAGGGTTGCCCATGCCTGAAGGTGCTGAATTTTTCATGCTCTCAGGTGCCTGTGTAAGCCCTGGTTCTGCCAGCCCGCTGAGCTGGGTACCAAAGGCTGTTCTGCAGCACAAAACCAAGGCACAAGGCAATGCCCTGCCTGGCTGACCCAGCAGAAGGTGTGATGGACAAGGAGCATTTCTGTCCCTGGGTTTGTTCTCACCTTGGTGCCTGCTGAGGGGTGGGGGTGTCACAGGGGAGGCAGCCCCACAGATTGAGCaggatcctccttcctccctcccagcccagcccctgcctccaCTCTGTAACGGCCAGAGCAAAGGCAGACCCCAAATTTCGGGAGATCTTCCGCTTCAACACCCCCGTGCTGATGTGGGACCAGCACTTCACCCTGGAGACCTGGAACAGGCTGAAGACACGACATGTCCCCTATGGCTGGCAGGGCTTGTCCCTCGCAGGTACGGACCCCGCTGGGGTGTGGGGCAGCTTGAGGGGACTGGGGAGCCCAGAAGGAGGGATTGGAGATGTGGGCCAGGCAAGGAGCCCTGCAGAGGAGCCAGGAATGTTGATCTCTTCCCACCCCACCTCCCAGGGCACGGGGTGCGGTTCTTGCTGCATCTTGTGACATTTTCCCTGAATAAAAGCTCCAGTGTGTCCGTGATTATTGACTGGGGCCGGATGAGCTCGGACAACCAGCTCCATTGTTGTGCATGGAGATTgtttcccttcccaccccaatcccactctctgttttccctggcagctgccagcgtcagtccctgggctgggaagtgctgggaacATTCGGGAGAGAACCAGTGGCAGTTGCAGAGACATTATCAGGAGGGGATGTGGCCAGCACgggcagcagcatctgcaggCTGGAGATATCTGGATGCATCCCTGTGCCTTGCACAGCCTTGGGTGGTCACTGTAGCAGGTTAGGAGCATGGGGAGATAAGAGATACGAGGAtgtgacaccaagctgggagaggagggctTATCTGGCGCCGCCATATGCCACCTGCAGACCTCTCCCCTGCACGGGGGTAGTGTGAGTTTTCTtgtgtgctgctcctggctgtgcccacGTGGGTTGGCACGCAccttttccctgctgcctggTCACATCCTGCTCCATTCCAGTGGTGGGCAGCACCCTCCAGCTCCTCAACGCCTCGGCCAACCGGCACCTCTTCGACAGGGCCGCCTTCTCCGGGGGCTGTGTCCGCTGTGCCGTGGTGGGCAACGGTGGCATCCTCAACGGCTCGCGGCAGGGCAAGGCCATCGACAGCCACCACCTGGTCTTCAGGTGAGGGTGAATCCCAGGCAGGATGGGGCCATGGCTGCTGGATGATGCCAGCCCTGGATGTgagttctctgcttttcctACAGGCTCAACGGTGCCGTGATCAAGGGTTTCGAGGAGGACGTTGGCACCAAAGTCTCCTTCTACGGCTTCACGGTGAACACCATGAAGAACTCCCTCATCTCCTATGAGGAGTATGGCTTCACCCAGATCCCCCAGGGCAAGGTGAGACCCGAGGGCTTGTTGGGGATTTGAATCAAATTCTCCTTTCAGGCTGGGCTTGCTTCTGAGACTTTCTCCCCATCTCAGGAGCCCTCAGTCCTCACCTGCAAGCATGGGCCGTGTCCCTAAACCCCCTCCAAGTGCCCtgtctgtgtccctgctgcaggaccTGAGGTACATCTTCATCCCCTCGGATGTCCGTGACTACCTCATGCTGAAATCGgccatccagggcagcccagTGCCCGAGGGCTCGGACAAGGGGGACGAGTGAGTAGCTCCCCAAGATCCCCTCAGCACCCCTGGTGATGCAGGCGTGACTCACCTGTCCTCACCCTACATCTGTCCCTCTTGGGATAAACCCCCAAGGAGCTCCAGGACTCCCATGACAAAGTGCTGTCCTTCTCCTTGCTTTGCTACAGCCCACAGAAGTATTTTGGACTGGAGGCATCTGCAGAGAAGTTCAAGCTGCTGCATCCTGATTTCTTGCAGTACCTGACAGCAAGGTGAGGGTGGTGAGCACTGTGgctgctgcctggctctgctctgggctgggctcagaccgcctccct
This genomic interval carries:
- the ST6GALNAC2 gene encoding alpha-N-acetylgalactosaminide alpha-2,6-sialyltransferase 2, whose product is MGSPHWKRLCLLLLAGLTSSLLLYSHYRATLEAPTSQRIIASLLQPGPLVPAPSGTPQGASSRRWALGGSSESGNSLQPSAELEEPEPSRKQPSPCLHSVTARAKADPKFREIFRFNTPVLMWDQHFTLETWNRLKTRHVPYGWQGLSLAVVGSTLQLLNASANRHLFDRAAFSGGCVRCAVVGNGGILNGSRQGKAIDSHHLVFRLNGAVIKGFEEDVGTKVSFYGFTVNTMKNSLISYEEYGFTQIPQGKDLRYIFIPSDVRDYLMLKSAIQGSPVPEGSDKGDDPQKYFGLEASAEKFKLLHPDFLQYLTARFLRSELLNTQYSSLYMPSTGALMLLTALHTCDQVSAYGFITANYEQFSDHYYEVEKKPLVFYANHDMLLEAALWRSLHRAGIITLYQR